From a region of the Streptacidiphilus albus JL83 genome:
- a CDS encoding TetR family transcriptional regulator encodes MSTSPRSSAPPLTERQEARRRRILHTAAQLASRGGFDAVQMREVAEVSGVALGTLYRYFPSKVHLLVATMQDQLQLMQDAVRKHPPVGDTPGARVTETLMRTFRGLQREPQLAEAMVRALTFADRSVSAEVDQVSRLTTALIGDAMGLDHPPTREQLAAVRVIEHTWHSALVTWLSGRASIAQVRIDLETACRLLGE; translated from the coding sequence TTGAGCACCAGCCCCAGGTCGTCCGCCCCTCCGCTCACCGAACGGCAGGAGGCCCGCCGCCGCCGGATCCTGCACACCGCCGCCCAGCTCGCCTCGCGCGGCGGCTTCGACGCCGTGCAGATGCGCGAGGTGGCCGAGGTCTCCGGCGTGGCCCTGGGCACGCTCTACCGCTACTTCCCCTCCAAGGTCCATCTGCTGGTCGCGACCATGCAGGACCAGCTGCAGCTGATGCAGGACGCGGTGCGCAAGCACCCGCCGGTCGGCGACACCCCCGGGGCGCGGGTCACCGAGACCCTGATGCGGACCTTCCGCGGCCTCCAGCGCGAGCCGCAGCTCGCGGAGGCCATGGTCAGGGCGCTGACCTTCGCCGACCGCTCGGTGAGCGCCGAGGTCGACCAGGTCAGCCGGCTGACGACGGCCCTGATCGGCGACGCGATGGGCCTGGACCACCCGCCGACCCGGGAGCAGCTGGCCGCCGTCCGGGTGATCGAGCACACCTGGCACTCGGCGCTGGTCACCTGGCTCTCCGGACGCGCCTCGATCGCCCAGGTCCGGATCGACCTGGAGACCGCCTGCCGACTGCTCGGCGAGTGA
- a CDS encoding ferredoxin, giving the protein MGDRWRVEVDRSVCIGSGMCAASAPQGFRLDGARQSHPVEPEADASEALLAAAESCPVEAISLLLAASGDPVFPPED; this is encoded by the coding sequence ATGGGGGACCGGTGGCGGGTCGAGGTGGACCGCTCGGTGTGCATCGGCTCCGGGATGTGCGCCGCCTCCGCCCCGCAGGGCTTCCGGCTGGACGGGGCGCGCCAGTCGCACCCGGTCGAGCCGGAGGCGGACGCGTCCGAGGCGCTGCTGGCGGCGGCCGAGAGCTGTCCGGTCGAGGCGATCAGCCTGCTGCTGGCGGCGAGCGGCGACCCGGTCTTCCCGCCGGAGGACTGA
- a CDS encoding aldehyde dehydrogenase, translated as MAENPTSPEVREHDRLVIGGVLVAPAGDETIEVVSPHTEQVIGRVPHASRADVDHAVAVARQAFDEGPWPRTGLEERLAVCERIKDGIAARAEEIARCISSENGSPFSWSILAQAYGPMMIWDAAIATARGFAFEEHRAGVLNPLLVRREPVGVVAAVVPWNVPQFVAAAKLAPALIAGCTVILKPSPETPLDSYILAEICAAAGLPEGVLSILPADREVSEYLVGHPGIDKISFTGSVPAGRRIMEVASRNLTRITLELGGKSAAILLPDADLGAAVDNLMGSAYMNNGQACVAQTRILAPRAQYDEIADRLVAAVGALVVGDPLDAATQVGPLVARRQQQRNLDYIRLGQEEGAKVLTGGCVPAAQPTGWYVEPTLLGGVDNRMRVAREEIFGPVVCLIPYEDEADALRIANDSDYGLSGSVWCGDVEHGIDIARQVRTGTYSVNTFGLDFLGPFGGFKNSGIGREFGPEGLASFLEDKTIHLPQGYVPPQPPSPERETGGEG; from the coding sequence ATGGCCGAGAATCCCACCAGCCCCGAGGTACGCGAACACGACCGGCTCGTCATCGGCGGGGTGCTGGTCGCCCCGGCCGGGGACGAGACCATCGAGGTGGTCTCCCCGCACACCGAGCAGGTCATCGGCCGGGTGCCGCACGCCTCCCGGGCGGACGTCGACCACGCCGTCGCCGTCGCCCGCCAGGCCTTCGACGAGGGCCCCTGGCCCCGGACGGGCCTGGAGGAGCGGCTCGCGGTCTGCGAGCGGATCAAGGACGGCATCGCCGCCCGCGCCGAGGAGATCGCCCGCTGCATCAGCTCCGAGAACGGCTCACCCTTCTCCTGGAGCATCCTGGCCCAGGCCTACGGCCCGATGATGATCTGGGACGCGGCCATCGCCACCGCCCGCGGCTTCGCCTTCGAGGAGCACCGGGCGGGGGTGCTCAACCCGCTGCTGGTGCGGCGCGAGCCGGTCGGCGTGGTCGCCGCCGTCGTCCCGTGGAACGTCCCGCAGTTCGTCGCGGCGGCCAAGCTGGCGCCGGCGCTGATCGCCGGCTGCACGGTGATCCTCAAGCCGTCCCCGGAGACCCCGCTCGACTCCTACATCCTGGCCGAGATCTGCGCGGCGGCCGGGCTGCCGGAGGGCGTGCTCAGCATCCTGCCCGCCGACCGCGAGGTCAGCGAGTACCTAGTGGGCCACCCCGGCATCGACAAGATCTCGTTCACCGGCTCGGTCCCGGCCGGGCGGCGGATCATGGAGGTGGCCTCCCGCAACCTCACCCGGATCACCCTGGAGCTCGGCGGCAAGTCCGCCGCCATCCTGCTGCCGGACGCCGACCTCGGCGCCGCCGTCGACAACCTGATGGGCTCGGCCTACATGAACAACGGCCAGGCCTGTGTCGCCCAGACCCGGATCCTCGCCCCGCGCGCCCAGTACGACGAGATAGCCGACCGGCTGGTCGCGGCCGTCGGCGCGCTGGTGGTCGGCGACCCGCTGGACGCCGCCACCCAGGTCGGCCCGTTGGTCGCGCGCCGCCAGCAGCAGCGCAACCTGGACTACATCAGGCTCGGCCAGGAGGAGGGCGCCAAGGTCCTCACCGGCGGCTGCGTCCCGGCCGCCCAGCCGACCGGCTGGTACGTCGAGCCGACGCTGCTCGGCGGCGTCGACAACCGGATGCGGGTCGCCCGCGAGGAGATCTTCGGCCCGGTGGTCTGCCTGATCCCCTACGAGGACGAGGCCGACGCGCTGCGGATCGCCAACGACTCCGACTACGGCCTCTCCGGCAGCGTCTGGTGCGGCGACGTCGAGCACGGCATCGACATCGCCCGGCAGGTCCGCACCGGGACCTACTCGGTCAACACCTTCGGGCTCGACTTCCTCGGCCCGTTCGGCGGCTTCAAGAACTCCGGCATCGGCCGGGAGTTCGGGCCCGAGGGGCTGGCCTCCTTCCTGGAGGACAAGACCATCCACCTGCCCCAGGGCTACGTCCCGCCGCAGCCGCCCTCCCCGGAGCGGGAGACCGGGGGCGAGGGCTGA
- a CDS encoding MBL fold metallo-hydrolase, whose protein sequence is MPTQSQDAEGEQGRDGGACCGEGAAVSGAPLTAAPDAGAETAPDVLAWRSRTLPPVQYRGGGIWSIPVPIPNNPLRYTLVYALETPRGPVLVDTGWDDPTGRTALADGLATAGFALTDVHGILVTHHHPDHHGLSAHVREESGAWIAMHGAEAAVIRAIRSVPSGRWADRMARAMSGAGVPEEHLAALRAFGGSRDDDSAAGGSARGSGAGGNAGVILSDALPDRELVHGESAGVPGRDVRVLWTPGHTPGHVCLYLDEPDHPSRLLSGDHLLPTISPVVSLYPENPGDEPADPLGDYLDSLERIGALAPEEVLPAHQYRFTDSPARVRALLGHHADRLAELHAHLKQGPLTLWEAAQGMHWNRPWSELGFLARHLALSEAAAHLRRLVKTGLAEEVPDTDPALHRAL, encoded by the coding sequence ATGCCCACCCAGAGTCAGGACGCGGAAGGCGAGCAGGGCCGCGACGGCGGAGCCTGCTGCGGCGAGGGTGCGGCGGTGAGCGGGGCCCCGCTCACCGCTGCACCCGACGCCGGGGCCGAGACCGCCCCGGACGTGCTGGCCTGGCGCAGCCGGACCCTGCCGCCGGTGCAGTACCGCGGCGGCGGGATCTGGAGCATCCCGGTCCCGATCCCGAACAACCCGCTCCGCTACACCCTGGTCTACGCCCTGGAGACGCCGCGCGGTCCGGTCCTGGTCGACACCGGCTGGGACGACCCCACCGGACGCACCGCGCTCGCCGACGGCCTGGCCACGGCCGGGTTCGCGCTCACCGACGTCCACGGCATCCTGGTCACCCACCACCACCCGGACCACCACGGGCTGTCGGCGCACGTCCGCGAGGAGTCCGGCGCCTGGATAGCCATGCACGGCGCCGAGGCCGCCGTGATCCGGGCGATCCGCAGCGTCCCGTCCGGACGCTGGGCGGACCGGATGGCGCGGGCGATGAGCGGCGCGGGCGTGCCGGAGGAGCACCTGGCGGCGCTGCGGGCCTTCGGCGGCAGCCGGGACGACGACAGCGCGGCCGGCGGCAGCGCGCGCGGCAGCGGCGCGGGCGGCAACGCCGGCGTGATCCTCTCCGACGCGCTCCCCGACCGCGAGCTGGTGCACGGCGAGTCCGCCGGCGTCCCCGGACGCGACGTCCGGGTCCTGTGGACCCCCGGTCACACCCCCGGCCATGTCTGCCTCTACCTGGACGAGCCCGACCACCCCAGCCGGCTGCTGTCCGGCGACCACCTGCTGCCCACCATCAGCCCGGTGGTCAGCCTCTACCCGGAGAACCCCGGGGACGAGCCGGCCGACCCGCTCGGCGACTACCTCGACTCGCTGGAGCGGATCGGCGCGCTCGCCCCGGAGGAGGTCCTCCCCGCGCACCAGTACCGCTTCACCGACAGCCCGGCCCGGGTGCGGGCGCTGCTCGGCCACCACGCCGACCGGCTGGCCGAACTGCACGCCCACCTCAAGCAGGGACCGCTGACCCTCTGGGAGGCCGCCCAGGGCATGCACTGGAACCGCCCCTGGTCGGAGCTGGGCTTCCTGGCCCGCCACCTCGCCCTCTCGGAGGCCGCCGCGCACCTGCGGCGCCTGGTCAAGACCGGCCTGGCCGAGGAGGTCCCGGACACCGACCCGGCCCTGCACCGGGCACTGTGA
- a CDS encoding prenyltransferase/squalene oxidase repeat-containing protein, which translates to MLTAARLGAVALTAAVLTGTAAPAFAATASPSGSASPYALVTAPATDSVLAAAAAAASASATPSAPASAALPAGLYGQADPTYDGVFRQGLSLLALHTEGITPAASAVDWLTGQQCADGGWPSYNPTPAKACSAAAEDTNATSMAVQALVALGGHDSAVAKAVAWYKQVQNNDGGWSYNPGTASDANSTGLVVSALLAAKADPATVVKGGHSAIAGLDSFQLGCSAPKADQGAFAYQPNKNGSLTANNAASVQAALAIGGGFLPVTDPAAASSAQPSATCSDAMRSASQYLSAQLGADGGHLTAPLAGSSTPAPDYNDTAWAALSLANNGWPAPAKTAVEWLRQNGEAWIQGSTGQASPAALALLILDAKATGLDPHSFGTTDLVSQLVATGPTPAAVPAASAATGAPTAAAKKSGSGGPNWLIFGVLFVAAVGGGILISYNRAKGKRS; encoded by the coding sequence ATGCTCACCGCCGCCCGCCTGGGCGCCGTCGCGCTGACCGCAGCCGTGCTCACCGGCACCGCCGCGCCCGCGTTCGCCGCCACCGCGTCACCCTCGGGCTCAGCGTCGCCCTACGCGCTCGTCACCGCCCCCGCCACGGACTCCGTCCTGGCGGCGGCTGCGGCCGCGGCCTCCGCGTCGGCGACCCCCTCCGCCCCGGCCTCGGCCGCCCTGCCCGCCGGGCTCTACGGCCAGGCCGACCCCACCTACGACGGCGTCTTCCGGCAGGGCCTCAGCCTGCTGGCGCTGCACACGGAGGGCATCACCCCGGCCGCCTCGGCGGTCGACTGGCTGACCGGCCAGCAGTGCGCGGACGGCGGCTGGCCGTCCTACAACCCGACCCCGGCCAAGGCCTGCTCGGCCGCCGCCGAGGACACCAACGCCACCTCGATGGCGGTGCAGGCGCTGGTCGCCCTCGGCGGCCACGACAGCGCCGTGGCCAAGGCGGTGGCCTGGTACAAGCAGGTGCAGAACAACGACGGCGGCTGGTCCTACAACCCCGGCACCGCCAGCGACGCCAACTCGACCGGGCTGGTCGTCTCCGCCCTGCTGGCCGCCAAGGCCGACCCGGCGACGGTCGTCAAGGGCGGGCACAGCGCCATCGCCGGACTGGACTCCTTCCAGCTCGGCTGCTCCGCGCCCAAGGCCGACCAGGGCGCCTTCGCCTACCAGCCGAACAAGAACGGGTCGCTGACCGCCAACAACGCCGCCTCGGTGCAGGCCGCCCTCGCCATCGGCGGCGGGTTCCTGCCCGTCACCGACCCGGCCGCGGCGTCCTCCGCCCAGCCGTCCGCGACCTGCTCGGACGCGATGCGCTCGGCCTCGCAGTACCTGTCGGCGCAGCTCGGCGCCGACGGCGGGCACCTCACCGCTCCGCTGGCCGGCTCCTCCACCCCGGCCCCCGACTACAACGACACCGCCTGGGCCGCGCTCTCGCTCGCCAACAACGGCTGGCCCGCCCCGGCGAAGACCGCCGTCGAGTGGCTGCGGCAGAACGGCGAGGCCTGGATCCAGGGCAGCACCGGCCAGGCCTCCCCGGCCGCGCTCGCCCTGCTGATCCTGGACGCCAAGGCCACCGGCCTGGACCCGCACTCCTTCGGCACCACCGACCTGGTCTCCCAGCTGGTCGCCACCGGCCCCACCCCGGCCGCCGTCCCTGCCGCGAGCGCCGCCACCGGCGCCCCGACCGCCGCCGCGAAGAAGTCCGGCAGCGGCGGCCCCAACTGGCTGATCTTCGGCGTGCTGTTCGTCGCCGCCGTCGGCGGCGGGATCCTGATCAGCTACAACCGGGCCAAGGGCAAGCGCTCATGA
- a CDS encoding SCO2322 family protein, which produces MTLRHLSRIRRPGHLRRGLTVAVLLSAAALLGIGPAAASSYRYWSFWEGSGSGWTYQQSGPNTFVPADGSVDGWRFGVSADSSAAEKPRSAPDFAAACAHTPAVSGKKRVAVVIDYGTAADSGSNATPPAELTLCATLAEDASSAQLLAQVSPPLRYDSNGILCAITGYPQSGCGEVVSGAAATATATAADGSTAATAPSATATAKKAAPKPTKSNPAALAIGVLFFGLLIGGTLAMNRRRRNR; this is translated from the coding sequence ATGACGCTCCGTCACCTCAGTCGGATCCGGCGCCCCGGCCACCTCCGGCGCGGGCTCACCGTGGCGGTCCTGCTGTCGGCCGCCGCGCTGCTCGGCATCGGCCCGGCCGCTGCCAGCAGCTACCGCTACTGGTCGTTCTGGGAGGGCTCCGGCAGCGGCTGGACCTACCAGCAGTCCGGACCCAACACCTTCGTCCCGGCCGACGGCTCGGTCGACGGCTGGCGCTTCGGCGTCAGCGCGGACAGCAGCGCGGCCGAGAAGCCGCGCAGCGCCCCGGACTTCGCCGCCGCCTGCGCCCACACCCCGGCGGTGAGCGGCAAGAAGCGCGTCGCCGTGGTGATCGACTACGGGACGGCGGCCGACTCCGGCAGCAACGCCACTCCCCCGGCCGAGCTGACGCTCTGCGCCACGCTGGCCGAGGACGCCAGCTCGGCGCAGCTGCTGGCACAGGTGTCGCCGCCGCTCCGGTACGACAGCAACGGCATCCTGTGCGCCATCACCGGCTACCCGCAGAGCGGTTGCGGCGAGGTGGTCAGCGGCGCTGCGGCCACGGCCACTGCCACGGCGGCCGACGGGTCGACCGCCGCCACCGCACCATCCGCCACCGCGACCGCGAAGAAGGCCGCGCCGAAGCCGACCAAGTCGAACCCGGCGGCGCTGGCCATCGGCGTGCTGTTCTTCGGCCTCCTGATCGGCGGCACCCTGGCGATGAACCGCCGCCGCCGCAACCGCTGA